The Thunnus thynnus chromosome 22, fThuThy2.1, whole genome shotgun sequence genome includes a window with the following:
- the LOC137174646 gene encoding tripartite motif-containing protein 2-like codes for MEAHQHSPDSSSEECTVLEAPPGKNACPQHAGKVSDLYCSACECPLCEDCVSDHDEHPKVPLSQALEQHRSTLQERLGAIQNRLPQVSDALSFVKEILQQLTNQRASIEEDIQSSFEDLHKQLDVRKSVLLMELEVTYGLKQKVLQAQVDCLLRGEEDLMSTCTQTEEALAGEACVASLQLERDLGEKLEELAGLGLPCQPEENDQLDLVMETDGLRKSIHNLGTIVTTSAVASQSEAMGAGLEQCIVGHPSSVTIVTRDKSGGACKSGNAILSAEVFTPDGSIVDGEIVDHKNGTYEFVYMVPKEGDFSLALRLYDQHIKGSPFKLMVTRALEADVETSYSLQVSPSTTTATNSLANATPSTGSSEGAKRRGKSPGQKKKGSKRASSALGTPRRKTQNPIEDDLIFRIGTKGRNKGEFTNLQGVAASANDRILIADSNNQCVQIFSNQGEFKSRFGVRGRSPGQLQRPTGVAVHPSGDIIIADYDNKWVSIFSCDGKFKAKLGSGRLMGPKGVSVDQNGHVIVVDNKACTVFIFQLTGKLIAKFGSRGNGDKQFAGPHFAAVNKNNEIIVTDFHNHSVKVFTPEGDLVLKFGSNGEGNGQFNAPTGVAVDVNGNIIVADWGNSRIQVFDGSGSFLSYINTSADPLYGPQGLALTSDGHVVVADSGNHCFKVYRYLQ; via the exons GTGTCAGACCTCTACTGTTCGGCCTGTGAGTGTCCACTTTGTGAGGATTGTGTGTCGGACCATGACGAGCACCCCAAGGTGCCCCTCAGTCAGGCTCTGGAACAACACCGCAGCACCCTGCAGGAGAGGCTGGGAGCCATTCAGAACAG ACTCCCTCAGGTTTCAGATGCCCTGTCCTTCGTTAAAGAGATCCTCCagcagctgaccaatcagagagcttcCATCGAAGAGGACATCCAGTCGAGTTTTGAGGATTTGCACAAACAGCTGGATGTGAGGAAGAGCGTTCTGCTGATGGAGCTGGAGGTCACATATGGACTCAAACAGAAG GTTCTCCAGGCCCAGGTGGACTGCCTCCTCCGGGGAGAGGAGGACCTCATGTCCACCTGTACCCAGACGGAGGAGGCCCTGGCTGGGGAGGCATGTGTGGCGAGCCTGCAGTTGGAGCGGGACCTCGGCGAGAAGCTGGAGGAGCTGGCTGGCCTCGGCTTGCCATGTCAGCCAGAGGAGAATGACCAGCTGGATCTGGTGATGGAGACAGATGGACTGAGGAAGTCCATACACAACCTGGGGACCATTGTCACAACAAG TGCGGTGGCGAGCCAGAGCGAGGCCATGGGTGCAGGCCTGGAgcagtgcattgtgggacaTCCTTCGTCTGTTACCATAGTGACAAGAGACAAGTCAGGAGGAGCCTGTAAGAGTGGCAACGCGATTCTGTCAGCTGAG GTTTTCACCCCAGATGGCAGCATAGTGGATGGTGAAATAGTGGACCACAAGAACGGGACTTATGAGTTTGTGTACATGGTGCCAAAGGAGGGAGACTTCTCATTGGCTCTGCGTTTGTATGACCAGCACATCAAAGGAAGTCCCTTCAAACTGATGGTCACCAGGGCCTTGGAGGCAGACGTGGAG ACGTCATATTCCCTCCAGGTGtctccctccaccaccacagCCACCAACTCGCTAGCCAACGCCACCCCATCCACGGGCTCCTCTGAGGGGGCAAAGAGACGAGGGAAGTCCCCTGGCCAGAAGAAGAAGGGCTCCAAGAGGGCCAGCAGCGCCCTGGGCACCCCGCGACGTAAAACCCAGAACCCCATTGAGGACGACCTCATCTTCAGGATCG GAACGAAGGGGAGGAACAAAGGAGAGTTCACCAACCTTCAAGGAGTGGCTGCCTCCGCCAACGACAGGATACTGATTGCGGACAGCAACAATCAGTGTGTtcag ATTTTCTCCAACCAGGGGGAATTCAAGAGTCGTTTCGGGGTGCGGGGACGGTCGCCGGGCCAACTGCAGCGACCCACGGGTGTGGCTGTGCACCCCAGTGGTGACATCATCATCGCTGACTATGACAACAAGTGGGTCAGCATCTTCTCCTGTGATGGCAAGTTCAAG GCGAAGCTTGGCTCCGGTAGACTGATGGGACCAAAGGGCGTGTCCGTGGACCAGAATGGTCATGTGATTGTAGTTGACAACAAGGCGTGCACTGTCTTCATTTTCCAGCTGACTGGCAAGCTCATTGCCAAGTTTGGTAGCCGAGGCAATGGGGACAAGCAGTTTGCAG GTCCACACTTTGCAGCAGTCAACAAGAACAATGAGATCATTGTGACTGACTTCCATAACCACTCTGTCAAG GTTTTCACCCCAGAGGGAGATCTGGTGTTGAAGTTTGGCTCTAACGGTGAAGGAAATGGCCAGTTCAACGCTCCCACTGGTGTCGCAGTAGATGTCAATGGGAACATCATTGTAGCTGACTGGGGCAACAGCAGAATACAG GTGTTTGACGGCAGTGGCTCTTTCCTCTCCTACATCAACACATCAGCAGACCCTCTGTACGGACCCCAGGGTTTGGCCCTGACCTCTGATGGACATGTGGTGGTGGCAGACTCTGGCAACCACTGCTTCAAAGTCTACCGCTACCTACAATGA